In Macadamia integrifolia cultivar HAES 741 chromosome 1, SCU_Mint_v3, whole genome shotgun sequence, a single window of DNA contains:
- the LOC122074227 gene encoding L-type lectin-domain containing receptor kinase IV.1-like, whose protein sequence is MILKLAVLFLLLRRSSVALQEDDLGFTYNGFQGVNMSLDGLAQITNNGLLELVNATKQQKGHAFYPHMLHFMNSSTGSVYSFSTTFVFAMFSKLTAVGGPGMAFIIAPSRDFTDALPGSYLGLFNATNRGKSSNHVIAVELDCIKNMEFDDINGNHVGIDINDLKSIESTPASYFSDQENRQVNLTLFGGHAMQVWVEYSGSQRQLNVTLAPFDAPKPTIPLLSLNIDLSPIAVDPMFVGFSSASHAFDVNHYVLGWSFKMNGKAKELTLSQLPKLPRLGPKRKSRIYSIGIPVIGVTLLLVLVFIIHLIMKREKKFAEVVEDWELDYRPHRFKYKDLYIATKGFKDAELLGTGGFGKVYRGVLPTSKTEVAVKRVSYNSRQGEREFVAEIVSIGKLRNRNIVPLLGYCRRKGELLLVYDFMPNGSLDKFLFDQTTTEMKLNWNQRFRIIRSVAAALLYLHEEWEKVVVHRDVKSSNVLLDKELNGKLGDFGLARLYDHGTDPQTTHMVGTLGYLAPELFKTGKANPSVDVFAFGAFLLEVACGRKPIEPQASEECAVLVDWVISYWAKGRILLTVDPKLGMDYDVQEMELVLKLGLLCSHSIPTVRPHMRQVVRYLEGEVPLSELTLVFLSAMNNLCLVS, encoded by the coding sequence ATGATCCTCAAGTTAGCTGTGTTGTTCCTTCTCCTTAGGAGATCATCTGTAGCATTACAAGAAGATGATCTTGGCTTCACTTACAATGGGTTTCAAGGAGTTAACATGAGCTTGGATGGCTTAGCCCAGATTACAAACAATGGCCTCCTAGAGTTGGTAAACGCCACTAAGCAACAAAAGGGTCATGCCTTCTACCCTCATATGCTTCACTTCATGAATTCCTCCACAGGTAGTGTTTACTCCTTCTCCACTACTTTTGTATTTGCCATGTTCTCCAAGTTAACTGCAGTCGGTGGTCCTGGAATGGCATTCATAATTGCACCCTCGAGAGACTTCACAGATGCCTTACCAGGCTCTTATCTAGGCCTCTTCAATGCCACCAACAGGGGCAAATCATCAAACCATGTCATCGCAGTAGAGCTTGATTGCATTAAAAATATGGAGTTCGATGATATCAATGGAAACCATGTCGGTATTGATATAAACGACTTGAAATCCATTGAATCTACTCCAGCTTCTTATTTTAGTGATCAAGAGAATCGACAAGTGAACCTGACCCTCTTCGGTGGACATGCCATGCAAGTTTGGGTGGAATATTCTGGTTCACAACGGCAACTTAATGTAACTTTAGCTCCATTTGATGCCCCTAAGCCAACGATCCCACTCTTGTCCTTGAACATTGATCTCTCTCCAATTGCCGTAGATCCTATGTTTGTGGGCTTCTCATCTGCTAGTCACGCCTTTGATGTAAACCATTATGTGTTGGGTTGGAGTTTTAAGATGAATGGGAAAGCGAAAGAACTAACACTTTCTCAGCTTCCTAAGCTTCCTCGGTTAGGACCTAAAAGGAAATCTAGAATTTACAGTATTGGAATACCTGTGATTGGTGTTACTTTACTGTTAGTTTTGGTCTTCATCATCCATCTGATaatgaaaagggagaaaaagttTGCAGAAGTAGTTGAGGATTGGGAACTAGATTATAGACCTCACAGGTTTAAATATAAAGATCTATACATCGCCACCAAGGGGTTCAAAGATGCGGAGCTTCTTGGGACTGGTGGCTTTGGTAAGGTCTATAGAGGTGTATTACCCACATCCAAAACAGAAGTTGCAGTGAAGAGAGTTTCCTACAATTCTAGACAAGGGGAGAGAGAATTTGTTGCTGAGATAGTCAGCATTGGTAAATTGCGGAATCGGAACATAGTACCACTCTTGGGTTATTGCCGCCGTAAGGGAGAGCTCCTTCTAGTCTATGATTTCATGCCCAACGGGAGTCTAGATAAATTCCTCTTTGATCAGACAACAACAGAGATGAAACTAAATTGGAATCAAAGATTTAGAATCATCAGAAGTGTTGCAGCAGCGTTATTATATCTGCACGAAGAATGGGAAAAAGTAGTAGTTCACAGAGATGTCAAGTCTAGTAATGTTCTATTAGACAAGGAGCTCAATGGAAAATTAGGAGATTTTGGGCTTGCAAGATTATATGATCATGGAACTGATCCTCAAACTACCCATATGGTGGGGACTCTTGGTTATCTTGCACCAGAACTCTTTAAAACTGGGAAAGCAAATCCCAGTGTGGATGTGTTTGCATTTGGGGCTTTTTTACTAGAAGTTGCTTGTGGTAGGAAGCCTATAGAGCCACAAGCATCAGAAGAGTGTGCTGTTTTAGTGGATTGGGTGATTTCCTATTGGGCTAAGGGTAGGATTCTTCTTACTGTGGATCCAAAACTGGGAATGGATTATGATGTGCAGGAAATGGAACTTGTGTTAAAACTTGGATTGCTTTGCTCTCACTCCATTCCAACTGTAAGGCCCCACATGCGACAGGTTGTGCGCTATTTGGAGGGGGAAGTCCCCCTATCGGAGCTGACATTGGTTTTTCTAAGCGCAATGAATAATCTCTGTTTGGTGTCCTAA
- the LOC122073704 gene encoding L-type lectin-domain containing receptor kinase IV.2-like → MFFTKYVLLFLLHCIFVASQQEDVGFTYNGFQGVNMTLDGLAQITDNGLLTMVNTTIAQFQVGHAFYPLPVSFMNSSSRNVLSFSTTFVFAMFSEVPTIGGPGIVFVISPSRGFPGALSGGYFGLFNLTNIGNSSNHIVGVELDTLQNAQFNDINGNHVGIDINDLKSVEVVPASYFSDQEHQRVNLNLFSGHPIQAWVEYDGTKRQLIVSLAPVTVPKPTIPLLSWNIDLYKIIVDPMFVGFSSSTASLDVSYYVLGWSFKLNGQAKPLSLSLLPKLPRMRPKTKPRIFTTGFPVIGASLVFMSIFIIHFIVAKKKKLAEVLEDWELEYGPHKFRYKDLYIATKGFHDKKLLGMGGFGKVYKGVLPTTKQEVAVKRVSHDSRQGVREFIAEIISLGKLQHRNIVTLLGYCRRKGELLLVYEFMPNGSLDQFLFDHQSTATKATLNWNQRFQIIKSVASALLFLHEEWEQVVVHRDIKSSNVMLDRELNGRLGDFGLAKLYEHGGDPKTTHVVGTFGYLAAEYARTGKANPSVDVFAFGVLLLEVACGKRPIKAEESEECLLLVDWVILYWNRGAILETVDPKLEMNYEVDEMVLVLKLGLLCSHSIPTARPCMRQVVRYLEGEIPLPELPSLTSEPTGEVSFWCPSLGSRMSPLSSIADSLLSGGR, encoded by the coding sequence ATGTTCTTCACCAAGTACGTGCTGTTGTTTCTTCTCCATTGCATATTCGTAGCATCACAACAAGAAGATGTTGGTTTCACCTACAATGGCTTTCAAGGAGTTAACATGACCTTGGACGGCTTAGCCCAGATTACAGACAATGGTCTCCTAACGATGGTAAACACCACAATAGCACAATTCCAGGTAGGCCATGCCTTCTACCCCCTTCCTGTTTCGTTCATGAATTCGTCGAGTCGTAATGTTCTGTCCTTCTCTACTACTTTCGTATTTGCCATGTTCTCTGAGGTACCAACAATAGGAGGTCCTGGAATTGTGTTTGTGATCTCACCCTCGAGAGGGTTCCCTGGTGCTTTGTCCGGCGGTTATTTTGGCCTCTTCAACTTGACTAACATCGGTAACTCATCCAACCATATAGTTGGAGTCGAACTGGATACCCTCCAAAACGCTCAGTTTAATGATATCAATGGTAACCACGTTGGTATTGATATTAACGACTTGAAATCTGTTGAAGTTGTTCCAGCATCTTATTTTAGTGACCAAGAGCATCAGCGTGTGAACCTGAACCTCTTCAGTGGACATCCCATACAAGCTTGGGTGGAATATGATGGTACAAAGAGGCAACTTATTGTTTCTTTAGCACCAGTTACTGTCCCTAAACCAACAATTCCACTCTTGTCTTGGAACATTGATCTTTATAAGATCATAGTGGATCCCATGTTTGTGGGCTTCTCATCATCTACTGCTTCCTTGGATGTATCTTATTATGTGCTGGGGTGGAGCTTTAAGTTGAACGGGCAAGCAaaaccactctctctctccctacttCCTAAGCTTCCTCGAATGAGACCCAAAACAAAACCGAGAATTTTTACGACTGGATTTCCTGTGATCGGTGCTAGTTTAGTGTTTATGTCGATCTTCATCATCCATTTTATTgtagcaaagaagaagaagttggcAGAAGTTCTCGAAGATTGGGAACTTGAATATGGACCTCACAAGTTCAGATACAAAGATCTCTACATAGCAACCAAAGGATTTCATGACAAGAAGCTTCTTGGTATGGGTGGCTTTGGTAAAGTCTACAAAGGTGTATTACCCACCACAAAACAAGAAGTTGCAGTGAAGAGAGTATCACATGATTCAAGACAAGGGGTGAGGGAATTTATTGCCGAGATCATCAGCCTCGGTAAACTGCAGCATCGAAACATAGTAACACTCTTGGGGTATTGCCGACGTAAAGGAGAGCTCCTTCTAGTCTATGAATTCATGCCCAACGGGAGTCTAGACCAGTTCCTCTTTGATCATCAATCCACAGCAACAAAGGCAACATTGAATTGGAATCAAAGATTTCAAATAATCAAAAGTGTGGCATCTGCATTACTATTTCTTCATGAAGAATGGGAACAAGTTGTCGTTCACAGAGACATCAAGTCCAGTAATGTAATGTTAGACAGGGAGCTGAACGGAAGATTGGGAGATTTTGGACTCGCAAAATTATATGAACATGGAGGGGATCCTAAAACCACCCATGTGGTGGGGACTTTTGGTTATCTTGCAGCAGAATATGCTAGAACCGGCAAAGCAAATCCTAGTGTGGATGTGTTTGCGTTTGGGGTTCTTTTGCTCGAGGTCGCTTGTGGTAAGAGGCCTATAAAGGCAGAGGAATCAGAAGAGTGTCTTTTGTTGGTGGATTGGGTGATCTTATATTGGAATAGGGGTGCAATTCTTGAAACTGTGGATCCCAAATTAGAAATGAATTATGAAGTGGATGAAATGGTGTTGGTGTTAAAACTTGGATTGCTTTGCTCTCACTCCATCCCAACTGCAAGGCCATGTATGCGGCAAGTTGTCCGGTATTTGGAGGGAGAGATTCCTCTACCGGAGCTGCCATCTCTGACTTCAGAACCTACTGGTGAAGTCTCTTTTTGGTGTCCATCTCTTGGTAGTAGAATGAGTCCACTATCATCAATTGCCGATTCTCTACTCTCTGGAGGACGTTAA